TGGTGATCACCGGAATCACTTCGGCCTTCAGGCAAATGCTGTCCAGCTCTGCGGTGCGCGTCGACGGCAGCTGTTTATCGATGGTCATGCGTGAGTCTCCAAGCAAATTATTATCTGTGAAACCTGGCGCTAAGGCGCCCAGTAAATCGCCAAGGGGCAGGATAAGAAGGCGCGGATGGGCAGTTGACGCATGTCGTCCCCACTCAATGCCTTGGCCAACACCGCCCGCTTATCGTCGCCAGTAATATGTAAAATGTGGCGGCGCGCCTGATGCAGCCGGTCTGCCGAAAAGGTGATGCGCGGCTGCGGCTGGCTGGGCGTTCGTACTGCCACCAGCGGCTCCTCCGTGGCGAGCGCCAAGCCAAGCTCCAGGCTGTCAGGAAACAGCGAGGCCGTGTGGCCGTCGCCGCCCATGCCCAGAATCACCACGCTTGCTGGCCAGCTTAGTGCGAGCGCACGCTCGCTGACGTCGGGCACGCCCTCTTCAGGTGTGCCTGCATCGCTGGTCAAGGGTTCAAAATGGGCCGCCGCCGCCGCGCCCTGGAGCAAGTGTTCGCGAACCAATTTAGCGTTGCTGTCATCACTTTGTGCATTCACCCAACGCTCGTCCGCCAGCGTGATCTCCACACGTTCCCAGGGTAGCGGCTTGGCTGCCAGCGCTTTGAAAAAGGGGACTGGCGTCGAGCCACCGGAGACCACCAACAACGCGTTTTCCTGGTGCGCCAGGTCGTCGTTCAGGGCCTGAAAGACGGCTTCGGCCAGCTGTTCGGCAAGCTGTGTGCGTGCATCGCTCATGTTAATAATCCTCGTACCAGCTACGACCATCCTGGGTAATCATGGCTATTGAGGCGACCGGCCCCCAGGAACCCGCTGGATAACGACGCGGCGGTGTTTCCCGTTCTTTCCAGCCGTCAATCAGCTGGTCGCACCAGCGCCAGGCGTGCTCGACTTCGTCGCGGCGCACGAACAGATACTGCTGGCCTTTCATGACCTCCAGCAGCAAACGCTCGTAGGCATCGGGAATACGTGACTTGGGAAAGGCGTTGTTGAAATCCAGATGCAGTGGGCCGGGGCGCAGGCGCATCCCCTTGTCCAGGCCGCTGTCTTTGGTAAGAACCTGTAGCGCAATGCCCTCTTCCGGCTGCAAGCGAATGATCAGCTTGTTGGCGGCGATACCCCGTTGGTCGGGGTCAAAAATGTAGTGCGGCTGCTGGCGGAAGTGGATCACGATTTGCGACAGTTTCTCCGGCATGCGCTTGCCGGTCCGCAAATAAAACGGCACACCCGCCCAGCGCCAGTTGGCCACCTCGGTTTTCATCGCCACGAAGGTTTCCGTCTGGCTCTCCGTATTGGCGCCCTCTTCTTCCAGGTAGCCCGGCACCTGCTGGCCGTCGCTGGTGCCCGCCGTGTACTGACCGCGCACCACGTCTCTGCCCAGGGCTTCACCGGTGAATGGCTTCAGCGCCTTCAACACCTTGACCTTCTCGTCGCGAATGGCGTCGGCGTCCAGATTGGAGGGCGGGTCCATGGCAATCAGGCAAAGCAGCTGCAACAGGTGGTTTTGCACCATGTCGCGCAGTTGGCCCGCTTCATCAAAATAGCCCCAGCGACCCTCGATGCCGACTTTTTCGGCCACAGTGATTTCCACATGCGAGATATGGTTCTGGTTCCACTGAGTGCCGAACAACGGATTGGCAAAGCGCAGCGCAATCAGGTTCTGAACGGTTTCTTTGCCCAGATAGTGGTCGATGCGGTAAACGCGCGATTCGGGGAAAACATCGCCGATGGCGTCATTAATCTCCTCAGAAGACGCCAGATCGAAACCGATCGGCTTCTCCACCACTACCCGCGTGGCATCATCCAGGCTGCCGCTTTGCTGAAGGTTGCGACAGATGTCTCCGTAGATTTTGGCGCCCACCGACAGATAAACCACCATCGGCCGAGGCGACCCTTCGCGCCACTGACGAACGGCATCGAAACCCTCGACGCTGGTGAAATCCAGCTTCAAGTAATCGAGGCGGTCTAGAAAGCGCTCCATGCTGGCTTTATCTTGCTCGTCTTTCTTGAGACGCTTGTTAAGCGCGCCGCTGACCAATTGGCGAAACTCGGCCTTATCGTGTTCATGGCGTGCCAGCCCCAAAATACGCGTACTATCAGGCATCAAGCCTTCGCGATCGAGGTGGTAAAGCGCCGGAAACAGCTTGCGCATCGCCAAATCGCCCAGCGCGCCAAACAGCGCTAGGTCGATGGCGTTATTCGGATCGCCCAGCGGGGAACCCTGGGAAGCAGGTGACGGGCTCATCTCAGCTCCTGTTGACCATTAGATGATCTAATGTTGTTAGATTACCTAAAATCTATCTGAAAAAAGGCATTATACGCAATATTTCGTGTAATTTTACTACAAAAAACCCTCAAGCGTTACTCCCCATTCTAGGGTTTTGCATTGTGGTGACGCATCCTTTTACCCACGCGGCCTGAAAACTCGCTAACTGATGATCAGGCTAGGCAAGAAACGGCAAAAAGACGAACCGGCTCTTACGCCTTCATGTAATGCAGGGCGAGTAGATCCGCGAAGCCGCTTCCGTTCCAGCCACCACCAACAAAAAAGCCCGCGACACATATCGCGGGCAATCAGAAACGGGAAAACAACAAGCGGCCTGGCCTTTTACCAGGCCTACTAGCTTAGAACCAGACTTCGCTTTGAATGCCAAAGGTCCACTGGCTGCCGGTAAATTCATCAGAGCCAAATGAGTCGGTCGCTGAGTAATCGTTAAGCTCGTCGTCCCAATCACTCCAGGTTGCGAACAGGCGAATTTCAGGGCGCTGCCAGAAACCACCCACTTCCGGCTTAAAGGTTGGCGCGATGGTGAACTTCGTATAATCGCCGTCGACTTCGTTGCGATCCGAATAGCCCTGCGGATCGATGTCGATCATCTGATAGCTGGCTTCATACTGCATTTCGAAGTTTTCGGTCAGCTCGTTGGCCAAGCGCACGTTAAGCGTTGCCCAGTCGTACGAATCGTTTTGTGAAAAACGGTCTTCGCTGGTCTCGGCTAATATAGAGGGCGCAACACGCCACTTAGGTGCAATGTAGGTGGTGCCGTACAACGCCAAGCGAGTGGAAGTGGCATCATCAGTTAGATTGCCGTTAGCACCGATGTTTTTTGTCTCCGCGCCTAGGCCCTGGCCATGAAGAACTGCCGCTTTGTAGCTACCCTCGCCCATGCCGAAGAAGCTGTCCCCGTGATAGGCCACCATGGTGTGGAAACCATTTTCTGCGGCTTCCTGGCCTGCTCCGATATCACGGGTGTCGTTATCGGCTGCCGACATGCCGTTGACCATCCACTGCCAGTTACCAAAGTAGTTATTGGAGGTCAGGATTAGGTTATCGGTATCACCTTTTAGGCCAGGATCTTCCCTATTGACTACATCAAATTCGGCAAAGCTGCGGCCGTAGATCGACAGGTTCGACTTCCAGTTATCGGCCAGTTGCATGTCGTAAATACCACCGCCGGTACCGGCGAGGAAGACCACGTCGCTATCCAGCCAGTGGATATCGAAGTTGTCCCGGTCAAAACGCTTACCGGCCCAGATGGAGGCGTTTTCAAACGCACCGGTAAAGCTCGGTAGATCGCTGAATTCGGCATATACCTGGCGCACGTTGATATCCGACTCGCCGCCGGTCCAGTCATTACTCGAGGTGGTGCCGTCGGCAATCATGGTGCGGTATAGCGCTTTGGCGCCGTTATCGAAACGCATGCGGTAGTTCAGAATCGCTTCGGCATAGGTATCCGGTTCGTTACCCAAGCGACCCACTGCGCCACCTTCAGGACCTGCGGGGGTGACGTAAGGGCCACCCTCTGCACTCTTGCCATCTTCACCAATCAACAGGCCCGAGCGCGCATAGACATTGAATGAAAACCCTTCCTCGCCGTCAGCATAGCGCTCTACCCTTGCCAGACGTTCTTCGATTTCAGCATCGCTTTCAATATCGGCGGTTCCGGCCCGCTGCTGTTCAGCCTGGGCAGCACGCTGCTCGGCGGCGTC
This window of the Halomonas sp. SH5A2 genome carries:
- the pgl gene encoding 6-phosphogluconolactonase — translated: MSDARTQLAEQLAEAVFQALNDDLAHQENALLVVSGGSTPVPFFKALAAKPLPWERVEITLADERWVNAQSDDSNAKLVREHLLQGAAAAAHFEPLTSDAGTPEEGVPDVSERALALSWPASVVILGMGGDGHTASLFPDSLELGLALATEEPLVAVRTPSQPQPRITFSADRLHQARRHILHITGDDKRAVLAKALSGDDMRQLPIRAFLSCPLAIYWAP
- the zwf gene encoding glucose-6-phosphate dehydrogenase, giving the protein MSPSPASQGSPLGDPNNAIDLALFGALGDLAMRKLFPALYHLDREGLMPDSTRILGLARHEHDKAEFRQLVSGALNKRLKKDEQDKASMERFLDRLDYLKLDFTSVEGFDAVRQWREGSPRPMVVYLSVGAKIYGDICRNLQQSGSLDDATRVVVEKPIGFDLASSEEINDAIGDVFPESRVYRIDHYLGKETVQNLIALRFANPLFGTQWNQNHISHVEITVAEKVGIEGRWGYFDEAGQLRDMVQNHLLQLLCLIAMDPPSNLDADAIRDEKVKVLKALKPFTGEALGRDVVRGQYTAGTSDGQQVPGYLEEEGANTESQTETFVAMKTEVANWRWAGVPFYLRTGKRMPEKLSQIVIHFRQQPHYIFDPDQRGIAANKLIIRLQPEEGIALQVLTKDSGLDKGMRLRPGPLHLDFNNAFPKSRIPDAYERLLLEVMKGQQYLFVRRDEVEHAWRWCDQLIDGWKERETPPRRYPAGSWGPVASIAMITQDGRSWYEDY
- a CDS encoding carbohydrate porin: MDKMTFKTPLAIAIAAASLGVSGAAMADTTMEERLAELEARIIAAEQRADAAEQRAAQAEQQRAGTADIESDAEIEERLARVERYADGEEGFSFNVYARSGLLIGEDGKSAEGGPYVTPAGPEGGAVGRLGNEPDTYAEAILNYRMRFDNGAKALYRTMIADGTTSSNDWTGGESDINVRQVYAEFSDLPSFTGAFENASIWAGKRFDRDNFDIHWLDSDVVFLAGTGGGIYDMQLADNWKSNLSIYGRSFAEFDVVNREDPGLKGDTDNLILTSNNYFGNWQWMVNGMSAADNDTRDIGAGQEAAENGFHTMVAYHGDSFFGMGEGSYKAAVLHGQGLGAETKNIGANGNLTDDATSTRLALYGTTYIAPKWRVAPSILAETSEDRFSQNDSYDWATLNVRLANELTENFEMQYEASYQMIDIDPQGYSDRNEVDGDYTKFTIAPTFKPEVGGFWQRPEIRLFATWSDWDDELNDYSATDSFGSDEFTGSQWTFGIQSEVWF